Genomic DNA from Lactuca sativa cultivar Salinas chromosome 8, Lsat_Salinas_v11, whole genome shotgun sequence:
ttcgaaaaaaatagttccttaataattaaaaaaaaaaactatgtttttgtatatattaaggtaagaTTTagtatagtttaaggaaacatgttttgttggaaaacacatgtgcattccTTTTTCATTTCCGCTGGTACGTTGGAGGTTTTtatgacaaaaataaataattcattcattctcaaccttttttatttttattaactgaatatatatatatatatatatatatatatatatatatatatatatatatatatattacgttaCTTGTGATTGaaagttattatttttattaaataaataatttttaattaattataagagtttatgaatatttattaaaatcaatatcTAATAAATAGTCGATTATATTAAGTTATTAGTACAACCTTTTAGGATCATATGCTAATTAATAATATCATTTTAATACGACTCTTTAACATATACAATCTTTTAATGTCATTTTTAAGGGTGGATTAAATtggtaaaatttgaaataaaatataaaaaatgaataaaataacctTTGTACACTCTCTCCTCTCTCCCCTCTTTCTTCGATAGTAACATACCGTTTGATCCATGTTTGCTCGACATGCCACCGTCACGAGACGGTGTATTCCGTCCGGTCTAAACGAGCAACTCAAGCAAATAAAACAAATTGTACTAGCTTTACAAAAGAATAATACAAGAACCATATTTGCAAAATACCCACGCATGATAAAAGAGCAAATATAGTACAACACAATGTTATGATGAAATTAaaatgaattatgaattgttgGTACACACCTATTTGAAAaagttaattaatatttatttttgggaaATTCAAAATGGTTTAAAAGAACACGTAAACATTTAAAGCAAACGCCTTAAAAATAATACAAGTAAAAAGAATACCGATAAATAAaatgttaattaatttattacCGTTTAATACCcttaataaataatttttaaactattaaaaaaGAAATCAgtacttatttaaataataagttTTTCACATGTCAAATTTTATCCGACTTATATAAATAACTTATAACTTATCTTTTTTTTAATGACAGATATATATTAAAACGAGTTAGCAAGATGTCACAGAAAACTACATATACAAAAAAAGATAAAagaattatattaatcaaatcaaCATAACATATTAAATCTAGTTTTATACTTGGTCCAATTATAAAATGAAAGTTGAATCTCACCCGCCCTCCTCATGAGATTGCTCTTTCGATTTTTTAAAAAGAAGTTTATTACTAGCAATCTATAAAAACCACAACACTGAGTAAGATATAGCCAAAACCAATTTGTATTTCTTCTTCTCCATGACCATACTTATATCTTATCTAAACCAAATTATCATAACCCTagatttttatatacatatacgatATATCAATAATGTTTTTCTTTGTTATTTTACACGTATAAACAACAAGTACCAAACACTATAAAATAACTTgtaattttattatggtttggtACTAGATAAACTAATCTAAtagttttttaaaatttcattttgataCCAAATAAACTgatacaaacttttacaaataaCCATAAACCGAATAAACCAAAAAGACTCTTGCCTTAGCGGTACAAGGAATTGAGGGGATAAGTGTTTCTCAACCAAATattaagaatttaagttttatagtgtattaaaatataaattaaaaaaaaaaggatgAGTTAGTAAATCATTctctaaaacaaataaaaaataaaacataacctGAATAAGCAATTAAAACACTATTAGAATAAAGTATATGAATATATGTCCTATAAGATATAGAAATTTAATGAAAAAGTGACACGACACTAatttaaagaaaatgaaaaaccATCGAGGGGTTTGCATCTAAAGAGACGAAAGGGGTGGTGTGCTCAAGGAATTAATTTGGAGTGGTCTAACTCTCTAACCTATTAAAAGACAAAAAAGTCGCACTTTTTTTTGCTGCCTTTCTTTGGGAATCTCCTCATCAAAACAGCTTTTTAACAAATTTCCCAGCAAAATTTCCATGAAAAATCGAAATCCCTTTTCTTTCTTGTTTCGTTTTCCCCTCGGATTTATCTAAACAAATTTCTTTCAACCcttttcatcataatcaatctTTCAATCTAAAAACACCCACACACCCCCGACCCGATGATGCTTCCCGCCACAGCTTTTTcatcgtcttcatcttcatctgctAATTCAGCTGTTGTTCGAGTGGATAAGGCCACCAGCGAATTCTTAAACGGTCCTGATTGGACTATCAACATCGATATTTGCGACACCATCAACGCGAATCCTTGGTAATATTTGTATCCATCATCATCGGCTTTCTTTGATTTTTACGCAGAATTTAGTTGACCTTATTTTTATTTGGGGTCTGGTGTTCTAGGGTTTTATACTTGTTGTTAATCACTCGTAACTTGAAATTTTGGgaatattttatggtttttgaaTGTTTTTGCTACTTGTATGTCGAGTTCATGCTGTATTAATCCATAATTTTCATTAACATACCAAAAATTTAACCTTCGGATTTTGTTCTAGGGTTTTATACACGTTTTCATGATTCGTAACTTAAAATAGATAAGATATTCAGTGTCTATTGATGGTCTTGATTTTCAGAAAATAATACAGAAATCCTAGTTTACAAAACTTTTTATGAATTATTGATTTGTAATAATCAtacattattattttaaatattttatttacaaaTTAGAGCTTCTTAGGCTGTTTTTCttgttctttttaaaaaaaagagTACTTTTGACAAATTTGTGTACTTTAGCAGGaaccatagttttttttttccacaaaaagaGTTAATCCTGTGTTTTTAGTTAGTATTTAGTTTGAGTAACAATCAAATCTTACGTTTTTAATTGTTTATAATTTTCTAGGCTTGTAAAAGATGTTGTCAAAGCTTTGAAGAAAAGGTTACAACACAAGAACCCTCATGTTCAACTACTTTCCTTGACGGTATTTCGCCTTTTTAATCAttataattacaatttacaaatcTTGAAATGATTGCTTCATCAAAAATGCTAATTTTAGTAGTAATTTATCTGATTTTGGATTGTAGCTTTTAGAGACCATGGTAAAGAATTGTGGTGACAATGTTCATTATCAAATAGCCGAGCGAAACATACTCCCGGAGATGatcaaaattgtcaagaaaaaggTAAATCAAAATGTTCCCAAAGCAAGGAAGTTGAAACCCACGCTCACGGAGttggaattcaagattccattccATGATGGAGTTTGGTTTCCAAATGGATGGAATTCAATTCCGTCAGAATCCTTCGTATTCCATGTTTGACGGATTTCACTATTCCTAAAGGACGGTGGAAAGGGAATCCAATTGTGGCATTGCATTCCATTTTCCGTTTCCTGCCAACCAAACGCATGACAAATTATGATTcctccattttttttattttattttattattattattattatttttgcagACGGACATGCGTGTAAGGGAGAAAATTTTGGTACTTTTAGATTCATGGCAAGAAGCATTTGGTGGACGCGGGGGAAAATATCCTCAATATTACTTTGCTTATGATGAATTACGggtaattttattatatttaaaagcatcattttttagtgtttttgatttttttagttGCATATCGCGATAAAAATAGCAATGGAATACATGTACTTGTTGAAGTcataattcatgaaaaatgaAGAGAAGTATTTGTTGAATTTTGTAATATCTAATACCAAAAATAACATATGTTTGAATTTACATCCGATGACAAGTAATTTATGTGCAATCAAAATtcctaaactatttttttttcgGTTTAATTAGCAAGTTTCCAagttttaattacataattacccGTGAAGATCTATTGGTATTGCTATAAGTCCACAAGATTCCTTGTCTTGTTAAGGGCGTTTTAGTCATTTGAGAAATCTTTAATCTTTTTTGGATTATGTTTACGAGGACAGCAAGCAGGAGTACAGTTCCCTCACCGGTCACCTGATGCAGCTCCAATATTTACACCTCCTGTCACCCATCATCCATCTGTGGGACCCACTCAACCAAATTATGGAATGCCAAGTAATTCTTCAACAAGGCTTGATGAAGCCATGGCTTCTGAGATTGAAAACTTAAGGTGtcttattgtttttttttcttttaagttAAATGCTAAAAACAGCAACATACTTCTATAGttctatttatttgtttattatagcattctaATTTCATTATCATCCAAATACAAAGAGTTTCTCACTGCTATAAATGGATAGATGTTTCTAATTACAAGAGTGGTGGATAATGGattgatttggatattttttatttttatttttatttttttagtatgTCGGTGATCGAGTCAATGAGGAATGTTTCGGAACTTTTATCCGAGATGTTGCAAGAAGTTGATCCAAATGATCGTGCAGTACGTgcattcttcttttctttttgtcATTACAGACGATGAAGATGTGaagggcattcatgtctttttCCGCATACAAGATATCGATAGCGCGTCCCTATCCCGACTTTTTGGATCGgacaaaaattgcattttttgtcTCCGACTCTGACAAGCTTTTTAGGGTTATTTTTAATGATGAGGATGAGAAGGACATTTAAGTTTTTTGCACAAAGACTTTATATCTGACATCATTCCCGGTCCAATTCATGCCAAACACAGTACAACCTATTATGTCCTGTCATGTCATGTCCTTGGTGATTTTGACTTGTCTTTTTATGTTAATAGGCAATAAAAGATGAGGTCATCGTTGATGTTGTTGACCGATGTCGATCAAATCAAAAGAAATTAATGCAAATGTTAGCTTCCACAAGGTACAAAAACCCTGAACCCTAAACCCCAAAACTGTATCATGTGTAGTTGCTTTAAACTCATgataattattgtttttttttttttttgtagtgatGAGGAGCTTCTTGGTCAAGGTATCGAATTAAATGACAATCTACAAACCGTTCTTGCAAAACATGATGCTATTGCATCCGGTTCTCCAATTCCTGCTCAACTCACAAATTCTATCGCCTCACCAAGTAATACCAATAATACCCTTGAGCCCCAAATCAAATCAACTGAAGAAAAAGAAAACTTGAAATCAACCGTGCCCGTGGCGGCACCTCCACCGGTGCCGCCACCATCAGGAAATGATGGTGATGACGAGGAAGATGAAGATGACTTTGCTTTGTTAGCTAGAAGGTAAATTCTCCTTTTTTTGGATTAAATGcatgaaatagcaacatacttgtgctaaactttttttctttttgtccAGGCATTCAAAAGCACAAGTGGGACCCACATCAGATCCTTCATTGAGTATGGCTTTAACCATAACCGATCCACCACCTCCATTAAACACAACAAAAGCCGATGACATGATCGACTTTTTAAGCCTCACGTTATCATCTCCAAATCCACCCTCACCACCACCCGTCACAACCTCACACGACCAATCACCGCCAGTTTCCACCACCgcccagcagcagcagcagcactACCCCCACCAACCGCAGCCATCCATGAGCAGTTACGTTGTGCCATGGGCTCAATCCGAACCTCAACCTCAACACCAACCTCCACCACAGCCACCACCGGTTCAGCCACAATATCAACAGCAAAACCTTTCCCCTGGCGGCTATATCCCGCCACCATGGGCGGCAACACCTGGCTATTACACAAACCCGTATCAGCCTTCTCCGGTGACCTACACATATCCTACTCCCTCATATAATAACATCAACAACACGTCTTCACAGCAAGTAAACTTGTATTCTAACAGGGCGGCAGCAGGCGGTGTAAGTGGAGATAGTCAGGTGGCggctggtggtggtagtggtggaagTCAAAGACCGTTTATTCCTTCGTATAGATTATTTGAAGATCTTAATGTACTTGGCAATCCAAACACAACATCTGGGAGTTCTTCGGGTGAAAGTATGTTGGGTGCGAGGAAGTGAAATCTTTATGAACAGGTTTTGTGTTATTGTTGATACATTGGGGTTTGTGTATTGGTGATGGGTGTGTATTCGTTTATATTCGATTTCTTGGATTTAGatgaacataaaaaaaaaaaaaaaaagaacccgGTTTTGTGTTTGCATTTCTTGTGGTTTGAGTATATGGTTTTGTATCTATGGACAAGTTTGATAGATTTAAACTTCATTTTTAGTATCCATTTGTACTTGTTTATTTCTATCGTCTTTTTTATTGTAACAATCATAACATCACATAACTTGTAAAACATAAACATATCTAGTCCGTGAATTCTTTATAAAACGTTAACATATTGTGTTATCGGTGCCAATATTAAATAAAATACGTCTTCTTCAATTAGAACTAGTTTGATCATTGATGAGCTACTAGCCTTGACATTGAAGTTTGTGATGTTACGACTTGTATCTTGACTCAAGTATTCATTATCGTATATTATATATAGTTCTTTAATCTTATCTTCAatatttattgtgtttttttatttatatctaGTTCATTTAAACCGTAAAATAGACGGATATTCGTTATAGTCTTGATTACACCTTTATGTTTTACATATGAATTTAATGCTGAAACAATCATAGTGAAAAGTTTCGAATATTTTACGAGTGTTAGCATCATTTGTTGAATAATAGCCACACATTATGGATCTAAGTATCTAACCCTTGAAAACTTAGACAATGTTTTTAATATTGGAGCAATACTAAGTAAAG
This window encodes:
- the LOC111896187 gene encoding TOM1-like protein 6, translated to MMLPATAFSSSSSSSANSAVVRVDKATSEFLNGPDWTINIDICDTINANPWLVKDVVKALKKRLQHKNPHVQLLSLTLLETMVKNCGDNVHYQIAERNILPEMIKIVKKKTDMRVREKILVLLDSWQEAFGGRGGKYPQYYFAYDELRQAGVQFPHRSPDAAPIFTPPVTHHPSVGPTQPNYGMPSNSSTRLDEAMASEIENLSMSVIESMRNVSELLSEMLQEVDPNDRAAIKDEVIVDVVDRCRSNQKKLMQMLASTSDEELLGQGIELNDNLQTVLAKHDAIASGSPIPAQLTNSIASPSNTNNTLEPQIKSTEEKENLKSTVPVAAPPPVPPPSGNDGDDEEDEDDFALLARRHSKAQVGPTSDPSLSMALTITDPPPPLNTTKADDMIDFLSLTLSSPNPPSPPPVTTSHDQSPPVSTTAQQQQQHYPHQPQPSMSSYVVPWAQSEPQPQHQPPPQPPPVQPQYQQQNLSPGGYIPPPWAATPGYYTNPYQPSPVTYTYPTPSYNNINNTSSQQVNLYSNRAAAGGVSGDSQVAAGGGSGGSQRPFIPSYRLFEDLNVLGNPNTTSGSSSGESMLGARK